Within the Salmo salar chromosome ssa12, Ssal_v3.1, whole genome shotgun sequence genome, the region aaaagagatctcagtagacctgagattaagaattgttgacttgcataaagctggaaagggttacataagtatctctaaaagccttgatgagCAAGACAAATTgtatataaatggagaaagtttggcactgttgctactctccctaggagtggctgtcctgcaaagatgactgcaagagcacagtgtagaatgctcaatgaggttaagaagaatcctagagtgtcagctaaagacttacagaaacctctggaacatgctaacatctctgttgactagTCTTTGATACgtcaaacactaaacaagaatggtgttcatgggaggacaccatggaaaaagccactgctgtccaaaaaaaacattgctgcacatctgaagtttgcaaaagtgcacctggatgttccacagtgctactggcaaaatattctgtggacagatgaaactacagttgcgttgtttggaaggaacacacaacactatgtgtggagaaaaagcacagcacaccaacatcaaaacctcatcccaactgtaaagtatggtggagggagcatcatggtttggggctgctttgctgcctcagggcctggacagcttgctatcatcgacggaaaaattaatcccaagtttatcaagacattttgcaggagaaagTTAGGTTacctgtccgccaattgaagctcaccagaagttgggtgatgcaacaggacaacgaaccaaaacacagaagtaaatcaacaacagaatggtttcaacagaagaaaatacgcattctggagtggcccagtctcaatcgggttgaggtcaggactcaacccgattgagataatgtggcatgacctcgagagcagttcacaccagacatcccaagaatattgctgaactgaaacagttttgtaaagaggaatggtccaaaattcctcctggctTTTGTGCCGTTCTGATCtgtaactacagaaaacgtttggttgaggttattgctgccaaaggagggtcagccatttattaaatccaagggttcacatactttttccaccctgcgctgtgaatgtttacacggtgtgttcaataaagacatgaaaacgtataatcgtttgtgtgttattagtttaagcagactgtgtttgtctattgttgttacctagatgaagatcagattacattttatgaccaatttatgcagaaatccaggtatttccaaagggttcacatactttttctcgccactgtatatatattaagGGTTTTTGGGGGCTTTGTGTTTTATATCGTTCATGTAGCTTGTTTAGAGTTGTGCTTGAGTAATGTGGGGTATTAGGTTTGAACTGCAGTATGATGTATAGTGAGTGTAATATCATAGTTTTATTTAGCTTAATCAACTTAATATCTATAGCATAATGTGTGAAATCATAGAAACATATATTTCTTATGATTGAAATGATTAGTGGGTTGTAGACCAATCATAAAATAGCTACACCTAGATCACCTAAACATTCTGGCCCGGTTTCCCACACacagagaatctccattgaacatgctttttagtccaggattaggcttaatctgtgcATACACTCAGTATACAGTTGTTCATCAATCCAAGGCGTTGACATGTACCTTTTATTTTACCGGGTAAATTGACATGCAATCACCCCATTTGTAATGAACTATTCTTATTTGAACAACCAAAATGAACAACCTCAGGATCTAATTCTAAAGAATAATGTTATAAACCCCTCTGTGTAATTTGGTCACGAAAAGATAATGCATTGTAGTCTACTGTTAAACTTCAAATCCATTTCTGATGTCTGTATCATGTATCTTGCTGAAGTGTTGGTCTTGCAATACAAATCTACCACAGCAaggttttttatgtattttttgaaAGTCAACAAGTACACCTGGAACATTGTATTTAAGGGTAACTGCCAAAAGAAAGGAAACACTTAAGGGATAAATGAAGGATACAAGGTCAATTGAAAGCAGTTGCtttcacacaggtgtggttcctgaattaattaagcaattaaaacaTCCCATCATTCTtggggtcatgtataaaaactCCCAgttggccattattttggctaccatggctagaagaagatatctctgactttgaaagaggggtctcaaaggagcaaagaggggtttaaagtgtgtttgtgtgtctcagtcaccagatctcaagccaattgaacacttatgggagattctggactGGTACCTGAGACAGGGTTTTCCACAACCATCAACAAAATACCAAATTAtagaatttcttgtggaagaatggtgttgcatccctctaATAGATTtcaagacacttgtagaatctatgccgatGCGAATTGATGCTGTGctggtggctcgtggtggcccaacaccctattaagacactttatgttggtgtttcctttattttggcagttaccttatATCAACTTATATAGAAATGTTCTATTTTAACTAATACTGTTTTATAAGATATTTTTGTTAACGTTTCTATAATAAAATACTTTAAAACAGAACACTGATCCTTCTTATtccttatttgtatttattttacctttattttactaggcaagtcagtcaagaacaaattcttatttacaatgatggcctacgaaaaggcctcctgcagtgACGGGGGCtaggattaaaaatacaaatacatttaattaaaatataggacaaaacacacatcacgacaagagagacaacacaacactacataaaaagagacctaagacaacaacatagcatccAGGACAAGGCTTATTCTGTGTCCATGAAACCAGCCCTTTTTTTGTCTATTCTAGTTTATTTTTGTAacttaaagagagacctaagacaacaacatagcatggcacaacacatgacaacacagcatgttagcaacacaatatgacaacaacatggtagcggcacaacatggcagcagcacaacagggtagcagcacaaaacagggtacaaacattattgggcacagacaacagcacaaagggcaagaaggtagaggcaacacatcacgcaaagcagccccaactgtcagtaagagtgtctggTGGGATGTAGGCCAATGTATCATATAGCCTACAATATGTGATACattccagggttggggtcaattcgaaTTTAAGTCTTTCAATTGAGGACGGGATTTAAATTGAAAATGCCAAAATTGAAAAGAGTTTGacataaatacactacatgaccaaaagtatgtggacacctgctcgtcaaacatctcattccaaaatcatgggcattaaatggagttggttccccctttgctgctataacagcctccactattctgggaaggctttccactagatgttggaacattgctgtggggacttgcttccattcagccacaagagtattcgTGAGGAcggtcactgatgttgggcgattaggcctggctcgcattcggcattccaattcaaacCCATTAACCCCAACTCTGATCCAGACCTCTGCTTGAAGAGGACAAAGGGGAACGTTTCATAACACATCTGCTTGGTCTGATGGACTTAACAAAAATGTGTACGCTCAACTGATTAGAAGAAGATAGCACTTTTCTTAGCTGAGTGAGTTTGGTGTAACAGTGATGCATCGCTTTATCTCCCAGAGAACAGCTAAGGTCAGCAAAAAAAGTGAGGGGCGGCCACAAATTGATTTAATAAAAATAtgtttatgttttttttatggaGACATTTTTGTTGATGGAGGATTTGTGTTTAATGTTGTAGGTGTGTACAGCCCCATGAAAACATTTCAGTTTTGCTTCTTCTCCTGGCATGATTAAGTCATGTAAAGTCGACGGCAGGCTGTGAAAACCAACTTCTCCTCTCTACTTTGTCAAAAAACCTGTTAACACTTAATTCAGTTATATAAGATTTGCTTGCTCATGGAGAAACTCTACTTCAgattcattatgatgagttaCAGATATGGCAGTGGTCTCCTACTAATGTTGGAATCTTGTCTTAGGTATTACTTCCTTATACCTACTTCCTTATACCTTCCTGTAACCGATCAAAATTTGCTTACACATTGAATGCTAAAAATGATAATTGAAAATGTCATGATTAAAGAAATGTTATCTCTTAGGACACGTTCGGTCTTTGACCCAGTTGTGTACTCGAAACTCAGAACTGTGTTATAATAAAGCCTACGGACAAAATCAGGATCCATAAAATCCTCCTAAATTGGCAGATTTCCAAGGTTGTATAAGGGACCTTTTAGATGTTACAAAACGTTTCAGTGAATTTGGTCCTTTGTCAAATTGGCACGCAAGTTTGGCATCCTATGCGATGAACCGTGGGAGCCGGTAAATGAGTAGTCGAAACCCTGCTAAGGGCAGGTGCCAGGTGAACTTGGATACCCTtaaaccagggatcatcaactagatttagCCGCAGGACGATttcttcttgagcggatggtcggggggtggaacataattacaaataatttgtagactgcaaattgaccgcaagaagcccatacagatataatatataatgatataatatttgctcagaaaacttgtggGGCCAAATACAAAAAAATGCCACTTGGGGAACCCTGCCTTAAGCTATAGGGAGATTACCAAACATTATAACCAAAACATCCTATCTGTGTCCACAAGAGTTGGCTATTTCTTATGCCACATAACTGTAATCAAATAGAAGGCCTACAGTATGCTTTGTTGTTTGTCTCCCTCCAGAGGTAGTCTGTTCAAGTTATAGGATGAGACTTGTCTGCAAGCATCAGATAAGAAACAGCAGGCATATTTAGCGGTTCTCAGCTAAGCTGTGAAACCTGTCATTCTTAGATTTCTTTTCCCTTGACATGGTCAAATAACTCAAGGCTAGATTGATCACTTTtttttctacatttgcacacagaaactagaggccatgagaaaattgttctaaaagAATGCCACCGATTGGCCTATAGTTGGAACTGTTAAAAGCAGTCTCACATCCTCATATCCGCCGCCCCGTTCGACCTAGACTTAAAACTTTGTATGTAGGTGTCTTTCCTCATGTCGAAAAAAATTGCCTCAATTTGATTGGTTAAGACATGGCTGAGAAACTGATAAATCAGGAAATCCGATTTGACGTGTCCATTTAAATCgtttgtaaatccacttcacagtGGCCTATCAACTTGAAACATTTAAGTGTCATCAAAGACATTACCATGATTACCATGTTAAGTTTGACATTGAAATCTTTAAAAAATTGTAAAATGACCTATTCCCCTTTTTAAAAATTGTAACGCTAATGCTTAAAACAATcataaaaaaagttttaaaatctTCTTCTGATAGACTAAAAGTCAGATTCACTCCAAATTTGGTCTTTGGACTCATCACAATAGTCCCTAAAGAGTTTGAGAAAATAACTTTGATGCATTCAAAGATGGCCACATAGATGCATATTAGCACATACgcaaaaaaaaaatagaattcTTCCTCATGAACTATAGGACCAAATGACACCAAATGTGGAATATAGGCTCATTAGTTTGAGAAAAGATGGCTGAgtaacagtgccttgcaaaagtattcaacccccttgccgtttttccatttttttgcattacaacctgtaattcaaatagatttttatttgcaaTGGATATCCAAATTTGAGAAGTGAAatcaaaaaaattacttgttacaAAAAATTCGAAGAAAATTTACAACGGAAaaatggtgcgtgcatatgtattcacctccATTGCTATGAAGCccgtaaataagatctggtgcaaccaattacctttagaagtcacataattagttaaataaagtccacctgtgtgcaatctaagtgtcacatgatctgtcacatgatctcagtatatatacacctgttctgaaagggccCAGAGTCTGCAAGATCACTAAGCAAGggtcaccaccaagcaagcggcaccatgaagaccaaggagctctccaaacaggtcagacaAAGTtgtgaagtacagatcagggttgggttataaaaaaatatcagaaactttgaacatcccacagagcaccattaaatccattattaaaaaatggaaagaatatggcaccacaacatacctgccaagagagggctgcccaccaaaactcacagacaaggcaaggagggcattaatcagagagtcaacaaagagaccaaggataaccctgaaggagctgcaaagctccacagcggagattggagtatctgtccataggaccactttaagccgtacactccacagagctgggctttacggaagagtggccaggaaaaagccattgcttaaagaaagaaataagcaaacacgtttggtgttcgccaaaaggcatgtgggagactctccaaacatatggaagaaggtactctggtcagacaagactaaaattgagcttttaggccatcaaggaaaacgctatgtctggtgcaaacccaacacctagcatcaccccgagaacaccatccccacagtgaagcatggtggtggcagcatcgtgctgaggggatgtttttcatcggcagggactgggaaactggttagaattgaaagaatgatggatggcgctaaaaatcaggaaattcttgagggaaacctgtttcagtcttcccgagatttgagactgggacggaggttcaccttccagcaggacaatgaccctaagcatactgctaaagcaacacttgagtggtttaaggggaaacatttaaatgtcttggaatggcctagtcaaagcccagacctcaatccaattgagaatctgtggtatgacttaaagattgctgtacaccagcgaaactcatccaacttgaaggagctggagccgTTTTGCCTTgaaaatgggcaaaaatcccagtggctagatgtgccaagcttatagagacataccccaagagacttgcagctgtaattgctccaaaaggtggctctaatgaagtattgactttgggggggttaacagttatgcacgctcaagttttcattttttttgtcttcttgtttgtttcacaataaaaaatatttagcatcttcaaagtgataggcatgttttgtaaatcaaatgatacaaaccccacaaaataggaaaaatgccaaggggggtgaatactttcgcaagccactgtatagacAAATAAAAAATCTGATTGTACGTGTCCATTAAAACCACTGTAAATCAACTCCACAGTAGCTTTTCAACTTTAAACTTGTCATCGCTATCATGGACGTCCCCAAGATTAACCACACTTAATTTGTTATTCAGTTTTTTATATCTCAAAAAATAAGGAAACGATTCATGCAAAATAAGCTGCAATCACCTTCTCATGAACCAAACTTCAGATTCACTCCATTTTGGATTTAGACTCATGATTGCACATAAACAAAGATAGTTCCTACATGATAGAGTTCTTACTTTGTTATCCAACTGATCTTGTGTCCTTTCAGTCATACTGTGAACCCCGTTCATTGCTGCTCGCAGCTTTATTTCAAGTTTGTCACTTCGACCATGTCACccacagtggtgtgtattcaaaattgaccaataaaaataaataaaataataaataaataaaataatgtatctttcgtctctctgtgctTCATAATTTTCTTTCAgtttgcaagaggctgaatgtactgtatctcaccagagaaagcacccgagggagcgaaacagcgcccctctatatctgtatgtgtaggccatctatctgatgctgtctggtcaaaaggaatatgacattgttgccgcccgtagcattgtatgcaagggaagccagcgagcatttgacctcccttgataaaaaagtaTAAAACAATAGCCAATCAACAGTGAGCTAAACTGAAGAAACTCAGCTATGAATGGTCCAGGCGCTTcacaaaaaagtgtcaagggaagccagtttggatttggattCACTAAAGTCACATCGAGAGCAAAACGCATTTGACAGAAAATAAATTGAATTGTAgccttgtgttgttgtcctctggttGCTAGTTCCCTAAATTAGACATGGATGGAAATAGGGATTTGGagagacttgtggttttacttaattatcCGTACTGGCCAATAACATCAAATCtcatccaaccataaattcatacattgcgCTCCTGGCTTaggtagatgtagtaggctaatgttaactagctggcctggcacATTGTTGCCAATGAAagaaagttaggctagcgagaaagcattttagccaggtagcctacgaaaaaataaataaaagcgtgtactgtacGACAGTCACTGTTTCGTCAACATGAGAGGAAGATGGTATTGGCATCTCTCTACAAATAGGGTGTCagcatgttttttctacttgcacaaacACGTGCATGCACATACGCACAGAGAAATCCGAACCATGAACAgctacatcatatttagcttactttGATTGCACTAAATTGTTCTTGGTATCATTTAGTTgcagactaagcataggtgatttgatgatgttgaaatggttgctggaagagtggaggcagctcctgttctttgcgacttgcggtaactctgtggttctaaatcaagtTGTTTAGTAGTCGGAAAATGTTGGAAGCATtcacttgcttgaccatgctgtaagtCATGTAACTGAGGTTGCTCTCCGGATTTATGATGAAACataggtgtggttgaatttattctgccactgcaTCTTCTTGTCTCggcaattatcacaacatataggttgtaatatggtaaaAATAAAAGATGGGAGTGGGCCTtgcccagtgattttacccacgcaccactaCTGGTCACCCACAACAATTTAAGCGATTATGACAATGGTTACATTATTGATTTCAGAATACCAAAATTATTTAAAGGCAATTTTATTACAAAAAAATCATGACAAAATGACTgtacaaataaaaaatgttgcCCTTGGTTGTATGAATGCATCTCAGTTGGGTACAGTCGTCCTGAGGATTTTTATGTCATCGGCAGGTCGGTCTTGTGTGTTTGTTTCCACCATGCCAACACGGTTGACCACTGCCATACCTTGGCATACCCTCCCAAAGATACTGTGCTTCCCATCCAACCACTGAGTAGGCCCcagggtcaggaagaactggctTCCGTTTGTATCTGGTCCTGCATTGGCCATCGCTAGGATCCCTGCACCTAGGGAGAGAGCACCATAAGAGAGCAGTAGAAAGCACCAGAAAAATACAACATTTTGGTACTATGATGTTTTTTCCCatttcattactgtgagactatTGTTACCTGTGAAtttcaggtcagggtgaagttcATCTTCAAACTCTTTGCCAAATATGGAGGCACCGCCACGACCTATAAGCAACACACATTACAGGGAGTAAGAATCTGATGTTGACATCAACAGATTTAGTCATCATTTGAGTTAGTGAGTCTTCTTTTCTGTCTCCCTGGAACATTCTGAATGcatctaaaaaataaaataaaaagtgtaCAGCTGATTCATGCTCAGGAAGACGAAAGCCTGGCAGTGGAACAAGTGGCATTCTGAAGAATTTCTCCAGGCCTTATCtatgctagtgtgtgtgtatatctgtgtgtgtgtctgtctcacctGTTCCTGTGGGGTCTCCTCCCTGCACCATGAAGTCCTTGATGATACGATGAAACTTGGTGTTGTTGTAGTAACCTCTCCTGGCCAACTCAGAAAAGTTTTTGCAGGTTTTGGGAGCATGTCTCCAGTATAGTTCCACTGCAATTGTGCCCATTCTGGAACACAAGAGGGCATGAAATGTTGCTAAGATTGAGCATTCATTTTCCATCATTTTCCATCAGATATTAAATGGACAGCATTTAGTATTCGAAAAACATGACTGATCAGCAACCATTCGCGTAACTCCTAAGGAGTTAGCTaatcagctaacgttagctattcattcactcaaaacatttagctaaggttagctagctaacgtaggcTAGCAAGCTATGAGAACTTACGTTGTCTCCAGGCTCACTGTGGGTGGCTGCCAGGTATCTGGTGGTATTCCCGACATGGTGACTTAACAAATCTAGAGTAATTGTGTAAATAAATATACAAAAACTGCTAAGTAGCGAATGTTGTGCGATTTATCAATGAAAACTGTCTAACGGCTACTGTGGTAGAAACCGGAAGTAACCCCCGTATGTACACTGTGCcggaaatgcatttttttttattgccTGAGTTCAGAATGGAACTTTACCGTCACCTAGTGCACAAAAAGTATAGTACAACCACTGTAGATATAAGCATTTTTTTTAGAGGTAGATATAAAAATGAATTGAGACTCCCATCTATGCTTCATGTGTGGCAGCATCAGTCTGTTCTAGTTGGTGTAATCATGCTTCATcagcaattataaactgggtggatagagccctgaatgatgattggctgacagccgtggtatatcagaccgtataccacagggtataacaaaacatttatttttactgctctaattacattggtaaccagtttataatagcaataaggcacctcagtggtttgtgatatatggccaatataccacggctaagggctgtgtccaggcactccgcgttgcgcatAAGAACAGAGAGtcatgcctaagaacagcccttagccgtggtatattggccatataccacaccccttctgACATTATTGCttaataatatgtgtgtgtgtgagttgcacACACATGAACcacgctcagtgtgtgtgtgtgtgggtgtgaattCGTGGGCGCTCGCTCATGCTGTTTATAATGATTCATATCATAATGAAAAGCACAAAAGAACGTTGATGACCTTTATTAACATAATCAACAAAATACTGTTAGCAAATATCTGTTCAAGACATTTTACATACA harbors:
- the ppil1 gene encoding peptidyl-prolyl cis-trans isomerase-like 1; amino-acid sequence: MSGIPPDTWQPPTVSLETTMGTIAVELYWRHAPKTCKNFSELARRGYYNNTKFHRIIKDFMVQGGDPTGTGRGGASIFGKEFEDELHPDLKFTGAGILAMANAGPDTNGSQFFLTLGPTQWLDGKHSIFGRVCQGMAVVNRVGMVETNTQDRPADDIKILRTTVPN